From one Methylomonas paludis genomic stretch:
- the minE gene encoding cell division topological specificity factor MinE, whose amino-acid sequence MSLLDYFRSSKPNTASLAKERLQILVAHERSSRNQPSYLPKLQQELLAVIRKYVNVSDDAISVNFEQEGNQETLELNIILPDGR is encoded by the coding sequence ATGAGTCTCTTGGATTATTTTAGATCGTCCAAACCTAACACTGCCTCGTTAGCAAAGGAGCGTTTGCAAATCCTGGTAGCCCATGAACGTTCAAGCCGCAATCAGCCATCCTATTTACCAAAATTACAGCAGGAGCTCTTGGCGGTAATCCGTAAATATGTCAATGTTAGTGACGATGCCATTTCAGTCAATTTTGAACAGGAAGGCAACCAGGAAACATTGGAACTCAATATTATTTTGCCTGATGGGCGTTAA
- a CDS encoding RNA polymerase factor sigma-54, whose protein sequence is MKQSLQLRIGQSLTMTPQLQQAIKLLQMSTLDLQQEIQQALESNIMLELDDEDLQNHDYREKKIDNTDQVTSEGSQTDMPDELPVDVSWDDVYESSLPAGDDGSSEAFEFETFRGNAETVRDHLIWQLEMLPISDRDYAIAVAIIDAVNNDGYVSSDLNDIFQGLQQQLDGLEKDEVLAVLHMVQNFDPVGVAALDLADCLGLQLQQLPDTTPYRLEAIDFVRHHLDLLASCDQARLMKRVGLTEDQLKGLLALIRTLQPKPAAKLQEADVEYVVPDVFVSKIKDQWIVSLNPDIAPKLRVNPLYSAMIKRADSSQDNLSMKNHLQEARWFIKSLHSRNDTLLRVAKSIVEKQGDFFEHGAIAMKPMVLRDIAEELELHESTISRVTTQKYMHTPRGVIEFKYFFSSHVSTDGGGECSATAIRALIKELVGNENPAKPLSDSKISDLLNEKGINVARRTIAKYREAMSIPSTSQRKRLI, encoded by the coding sequence ATGAAACAATCCCTGCAACTCCGAATTGGTCAAAGTCTGACCATGACGCCACAATTGCAGCAGGCCATCAAACTCCTGCAAATGTCCACCCTGGATCTGCAACAGGAAATCCAGCAGGCGCTTGAGTCCAACATCATGCTCGAGCTTGATGACGAAGACTTGCAAAACCACGATTATCGCGAAAAAAAAATCGACAATACCGACCAAGTGACCAGCGAAGGGTCGCAGACCGATATGCCCGATGAGTTACCGGTTGACGTCAGTTGGGACGATGTTTATGAAAGCTCCTTGCCGGCAGGAGATGACGGCAGCAGTGAAGCCTTTGAATTCGAAACATTTCGCGGCAATGCCGAAACCGTACGCGACCATTTAATCTGGCAATTGGAAATGCTGCCGATATCTGACCGCGATTATGCAATTGCCGTGGCAATCATCGATGCGGTCAATAACGATGGTTATGTCTCCAGTGATCTGAACGATATTTTCCAGGGCTTGCAACAACAGCTGGATGGTCTGGAAAAAGACGAAGTACTGGCTGTATTGCATATGGTACAGAATTTTGACCCAGTTGGCGTGGCAGCTCTGGATTTGGCCGACTGCCTAGGCTTGCAATTGCAGCAATTACCCGACACCACGCCCTATAGACTCGAAGCTATTGATTTTGTCCGGCATCATCTTGATCTGTTGGCAAGCTGCGATCAAGCCAGATTAATGAAGCGGGTGGGATTAACTGAGGATCAACTGAAAGGCTTACTGGCGCTGATACGTACCTTGCAACCCAAGCCGGCAGCCAAATTACAGGAAGCCGATGTTGAATATGTAGTGCCCGATGTGTTCGTCTCCAAAATCAAAGACCAGTGGATAGTCAGCCTGAATCCGGATATTGCTCCAAAACTGCGCGTCAACCCGCTTTATTCAGCAATGATAAAACGTGCCGACAGCAGTCAGGATAATCTCAGTATGAAAAATCATTTGCAGGAGGCGCGCTGGTTTATCAAAAGCCTGCACAGCCGCAACGACACACTGTTGCGAGTTGCCAAAAGCATTGTTGAAAAGCAAGGTGATTTTTTCGAACATGGTGCCATCGCCATGAAGCCTATGGTACTCAGGGATATCGCCGAAGAACTGGAATTGCACGAATCAACCATTTCCAGGGTTACTACCCAAAAATACATGCATACCCCGCGTGGTGTCATCGAATTCAAATATTTTTTCTCCAGTCATGTCAGTACCGACGGAGGAGGCGAGTGCTCGGCAACTGCCATCAGAGCACTCATAAAAGAGTTGGTCGGAAACGAGAATCCAGCCAAACCATTAAGCGATAGTAAAATATCCGACTTATTGAACGAAAAAGGCATTAATGTCGCACGCCGCACCATTGCAAAATATCGCGAGGCGATGTCAATCCCGTCTACCAGCCAACGGAAAAGGCTTATTTAA
- the hpf gene encoding ribosome hibernation-promoting factor, HPF/YfiA family, translated as MQISITGHHVEVTDSLKSHIEDKIGILKRHFDNVVDIHVILTVEKLEQKAEATVQISGAKLFAEDVQADMYVAIDNMVDKLDRQIVKFKEKNQNHR; from the coding sequence ATGCAAATTAGTATCACAGGCCATCATGTCGAAGTCACCGATTCATTGAAATCACATATCGAAGACAAAATTGGTATTTTAAAACGCCATTTCGATAATGTTGTGGATATTCATGTCATTTTAACTGTGGAAAAGCTGGAACAAAAAGCCGAAGCAACCGTACAGATTAGTGGCGCAAAACTGTTTGCGGAAGATGTGCAGGCCGATATGTATGTCGCAATTGATAATATGGTCGATAAATTAGACAGACAAATCGTCAAATTTAAAGAAAAAAATCAAAACCACCGTTAA
- a CDS encoding winged helix-turn-helix domain-containing protein has protein sequence MIDAIGESAGIVWQFLDTQGESSVNKIKNETGLSINDVQRAIGWLAKEDKLNFELKGRVETLSLK, from the coding sequence ATGATAGATGCAATTGGTGAATCTGCTGGAATAGTCTGGCAATTTCTGGATACTCAGGGCGAGTCCAGTGTCAATAAAATTAAAAACGAAACCGGGCTTAGCATAAATGATGTGCAAAGAGCTATCGGTTGGTTGGCAAAAGAAGATAAGCTTAATTTCGAGTTGAAAGGCCGAGTTGAAACTCTGTCCTTAAAATAA
- the minC gene encoding septum site-determining protein MinC: protein MDTFSPSRTAIEFKSASLSVPVLILADNDLLGISQQLRGKIAQAPEFFKNSPVLIDFQKLTSQNLELSVAAIVGLLREYNFMPIGIRGGTDKQNAESLTMSLPVHTASTQSSGQSEKKTSSKKLLAPEQQSVVINNPPVENKLITQPIRSGQRVYAKGDLIVTATVSAGAEILAEGNIHIYGSLRGRALAGVLGNTESRIFCSDLQAELISIAGIYQLRDDLSQHAAHIPLQISLENQKLIIKQI from the coding sequence ATGGACACATTTTCCCCATCAAGAACTGCTATCGAGTTTAAAAGTGCTTCGCTTAGCGTCCCGGTTTTGATACTGGCTGATAATGATTTATTGGGGATTTCCCAACAACTGCGAGGAAAAATAGCCCAGGCTCCAGAGTTTTTTAAAAATTCGCCGGTTTTAATCGATTTTCAAAAACTGACTTCCCAGAATCTTGAGCTATCTGTCGCAGCCATCGTTGGTTTGCTGCGAGAATACAATTTCATGCCCATTGGTATTCGTGGTGGTACAGACAAGCAAAATGCCGAATCCTTAACCATGAGTTTGCCTGTACATACTGCGTCGACACAAAGTTCAGGCCAGAGCGAGAAGAAAACAAGTAGTAAAAAATTGTTAGCGCCAGAGCAGCAATCTGTGGTTATTAACAACCCGCCTGTCGAGAACAAACTCATTACCCAGCCAATTCGATCCGGGCAGCGAGTATATGCCAAAGGTGATCTGATTGTAACCGCTACGGTTAGCGCTGGTGCCGAAATACTGGCCGAAGGTAATATTCATATCTATGGCTCATTGCGTGGTCGGGCCTTGGCCGGTGTACTGGGTAACACGGAAAGCAGAATATTTTGTTCCGATTTACAGGCGGAATTAATCTCTATAGCCGGCATTTATCAGTTACGTGATGATTTAAGCCAACATGCAGCGCATATACCCTTACAAATCAGTTTGGAAAATCAAAAATTGATTATTAAACAAATTTAA
- the rapZ gene encoding RNase adapter RapZ — translation MKLVIVSGLSGSGKSIALGTLEDCGYYCIDNLPVLLLEDFIDHVMLKDKVTYNKTAIGIDARNRSDKLQDFPTDLEFIRRNGIDCQVIYMEAEEGTILKRYSETRRRHPLTTENRSLREALDIEREILRPLAGCADIVIDTSYTQYHQLREMVKNKIGETDKSAMSIQFLSFGYKFGIPLDADFVFDARSLPNPYWLPELRGLTGKDSQVMDFLQNEQTVMAFLQDIGHFISHWAPHFQADNRSYLTIAIGCTGGQHRSVFLVEALSKQWQGASANVIVRHRELRQILP, via the coding sequence ATGAAACTGGTTATAGTCAGCGGATTGTCTGGTTCCGGCAAAAGTATCGCACTCGGTACTTTGGAGGATTGCGGTTATTACTGCATAGATAATTTGCCGGTACTGCTGCTGGAAGACTTTATCGATCATGTCATGCTCAAGGATAAAGTTACTTATAACAAAACCGCAATCGGCATTGATGCCAGAAACCGATCCGATAAACTTCAGGACTTCCCGACCGACTTAGAATTTATTCGCCGTAACGGCATAGATTGCCAAGTCATTTATATGGAAGCCGAAGAAGGCACCATTCTTAAGCGTTATAGCGAAACCCGCCGCCGCCATCCCCTGACCACCGAAAACAGATCGCTACGCGAAGCGCTGGATATAGAGCGTGAAATTTTACGACCTCTGGCAGGCTGCGCGGATATTGTGATTGATACCAGTTATACCCAATATCATCAATTGCGGGAAATGGTAAAAAACAAGATTGGAGAAACTGACAAAAGTGCCATGTCCATCCAGTTTCTGTCTTTTGGCTATAAATTTGGCATCCCTCTGGATGCCGACTTTGTTTTCGATGCCCGTAGCCTGCCAAATCCCTATTGGCTGCCGGAGTTAAGAGGCTTAACCGGTAAAGATAGCCAAGTCATGGACTTTCTGCAAAACGAACAGACCGTCATGGCGTTTTTACAGGATATCGGTCATTTCATTAGCCATTGGGCGCCCCATTTTCAAGCAGACAACCGCAGCTATTTAACCATAGCCATTGGCTGCACCGGCGGACAACATCGCTCGGTGTTTCTGGTTGAAGCCCTGAGCAAACAATGGCAGGGTGCTAGCGCCAATGTTATTGTCAGGCATCGGGAATTGCGCCAAATTCTGCCGTGA
- the minD gene encoding septum site-determining protein MinD yields the protein MARIIVVTSGKGGVGKTTTSAAISMGLAKRGYKTAVIDFDVGLRNLDLIMGCERRVVYDLVNVINNEATLNQALIRDKRCDNLFILPASQTRDKDALTTEGVGKILEELAKDFKYIVCDSPAGIERGATLAMYFADDAFVVTNPEVSSVRDSDRMLGILSSKSRRAEKGEEPIKEYLLLSRYSPERVKLGEMLSVDDVQEILSLHLLGVIPESKSVLNASNSGVPVILDEQSDAGQAYADIVARYLGDNKPHRFVEEEKKGLFSKLFGSK from the coding sequence TTGGCCAGAATAATCGTAGTAACGTCCGGCAAAGGTGGTGTGGGTAAGACCACGACCAGTGCGGCAATATCAATGGGTTTAGCAAAACGCGGCTATAAAACCGCTGTGATTGATTTTGATGTAGGCTTGCGCAATCTGGATTTAATCATGGGCTGTGAACGCAGGGTGGTTTATGATCTGGTTAATGTTATCAACAACGAAGCCACATTAAATCAGGCCTTAATCAGAGATAAGCGTTGTGATAATCTTTTCATTCTGCCGGCTTCGCAAACCCGTGATAAAGATGCTCTGACAACTGAAGGGGTTGGTAAAATCCTGGAAGAACTGGCCAAAGATTTTAAATACATCGTCTGCGATTCGCCGGCCGGTATAGAGCGTGGTGCCACGCTGGCCATGTATTTTGCCGATGATGCTTTTGTCGTCACCAATCCCGAAGTTTCGTCAGTGCGTGATTCCGATAGAATGTTGGGTATCTTATCCAGTAAATCACGGCGCGCTGAAAAAGGTGAAGAGCCAATTAAAGAATATTTGTTGCTGTCTCGTTACTCACCAGAGCGGGTTAAATTGGGTGAAATGTTAAGTGTTGATGATGTTCAGGAAATTTTATCGCTGCATTTATTGGGGGTAATTCCAGAATCAAAATCAGTTCTCAATGCATCAAATTCAGGGGTTCCCGTCATTTTGGATGAACAAAGTGATGCCGGACAAGCGTATGCCGACATCGTCGCCCGCTATCTTGGCGATAATAAACCGCATCGTTTTGTTGAAGAGGAGAAAAAAGGATTATTCAGTAAGTTGTTCGGGAGTAAATAA